Genomic DNA from Shewanella woodyi ATCC 51908:
AAAATCTGGTATTGCTATTGCCTATATTGGCGAAGGAGCCGCAAATCAGGGAGCATTTCACGAAACACTCAACTTAGCTTCTGTGTGGAAATTACCCGTCATCTTTATTATCGAAGATAACGATTGGGGGATCTCGGTGGCCAAATCAACATCCACATCAGTGAGCAAAAATAGCGACAGAGCCGCAGCCTATGGAATGCCAGGTATCTTTATAAAAGACAACTGTCCTGACCAAATATTTAGTGCGACAGCTGCTGCCGTTGAGCAGGCTCGATGCGGCGATGGCCCCACTCTAATCGAAATAAAAACCTCACGCTTAGCTGGCCACTTTATGGGGGATGCTGAAGATTATCGACCAAAAGGGGAAAAAGAAAACTTGCTTAAAAATGACCCTATCCCTACGTATCGACAAGCTCTGCTCGATGAAGATGTCATCACAATCGAAGAAGATAGCGCGCTTGTTCAAGAAACCCAGCAACTGATCGAGGATGCCATCACTTTTGCTAGAGAAAGTGACGAGCCCGCACCTGAAGAAGCATTAGAGCACGTATTCGCTCACTAGTATTCATCAACAGAAGGCCTAAACAATGTCTGCAACGAATAAATTAACCATTGCACGCGCAATGGCAGAATCCCTAGCTCAGGAGATGAGAACCGACCCTAATGTCTTCATCATGGGGGAAGATATTGCCCAACTCGGCGGTGTCTTTGGTAATACACGAGGGCTGTATACTGAGTTTGGAGAAGAGCGCATCCGTGACACGCCCATTTCAGAAACGGCCTTTATTGGCGCCGGTGTGGGCGCAGCAATGGACGGCATGCGTCCTGTCGTCGAATTAATGTTTGTGGATTTTTTTGGCGTCTGCTTTGACGCCATATATAACTTAATGGCGAAGAATATCTACTTCTCTGGCGGCCACTCAAACGTTCCTATGGTGATCATGGCTTCTACTGGCGGTGGTTACTCTGATGGCGGCCAGCACTCCCAATGTCTTTACGCTACCTTTGCACACCTACCGGGGATGAAAGTCATCGCCCCCAGTAATGCCTATGATGCTAAAGGGCTTTTAACCGCAGCAATACGCGACAATAGCCCGGTTATCTATCTGTTCCACAAAGGCCTACAAGGCATGGGTTGGTTAGGCACAGAGCCTGCTGCCATTAACCAAGTACCAGAAGAAAACTATCAGTTAGAAATTGGCAAAGCTAAAACTGTCATCTCTGGTACTGATATCACCATTGTAAGTATTGGTATGGGGGTTCATCACGCGTTAAAAGCCGCACATGAATTACAAAAAGATGATATCAGTATCGAGGTCATCGATCTGTGCTCATTGGTCCCATTAGATCGCCAACATATTATCGAGTCGGTAAACAAAACGGGCAGGCTGATTGTCGTCGATGAGGATTACCACAGTTATGGCATGAGTGGCGAGATTTTCGCGTCTGTCATTGAACATGACCACACCATTTTCAAAACCCCGCCTCAACGAATCACATACCCAGATATCCCTATTCCATTTAGTCGACCAATGGAGCAATGGGCCCTGCCCTCAACCGAAAAGATTATTCACGCTTGTTTAACGATGAAGGAGAAATAAAGATGGCACAGGCAATAATTGTACCCGATGATTTATGGGAAGACGATGATGCAGAGGGCGTTATCACCGCTTGGCTAATTGATGACAGTAGTGAGGTTCAGTCAGGGCAACTTGTTGCAGATGTGATGGTTGAAAAGATTCAATATGAAATACACTCTCCTTTCTCAGGCAAAATATCCATCATCAGTCACGAGGAAGAGGTTGTCACTAAAGGATGTACGATAGCGGAGGTGTCTTAAGTGGAAAATACACTAAGTAACTTAGTGCACCTCAAGGGCGTCAGAGGTGCGATAGCCAAAAAGATGATACATAGCTTACACAATAGTGCTCAATTAAGCTTCCATGCAGAGGCCAATATTTCACCACTACTGAATTGTAAGCGACAACTCTCTGAACAGGGCAACAATGTCTCCTTACAAGATATGCTGCATTTAGTCATCATTGCCACATTAGGCCGTCACATGCACCTGAATGGGAAATTGGAAAATAATACAATAACCTATGATCCAGACATTCATCTGTCCTTTGCAGTGAGCTTAGAAGATAACTTATTAGTGACGCCAACTATTTTTTCAGCTCAACATCTCACCATCACTGAGTTGCAACAATTAAGGCATGAGGCAACCAAGAAAGCACAACAAAACGAGCTAAAACCCAAAGACTATACTGGTGGTAGCATTACCATCACGAATTTGGGTTTATCTAGGGTGAAATATTTCACCCCAATCTTAAACACTCCCCAAATCGCTATTTTAGGTTTGGGGGCAACCACTGAAAGCTACAAACTCAATGCAAAAGGTGAATTAGAGGCGACAAAATTAATGGGACTCTCCTTAACGGTTGATCACAGAGCCATTGATGGGGTTCCTGCAGCCAATTTTTTGTCTGATTTATGCACCAATATTGAAGAGATTGAATGTGAATAAATCAATATTCATGGATCCAGTAACAGCACTTTCATGGGAGAAGAACGCACTTGAACGAATAAAAGTAGACGGTCAATATCGTCTACTGGTTTGGGAACCAGAAACAAGTGTCATGGTGTTACCAACAGGTCCTCGTTGGAAAATGCCACCTGAAAGTACCAAGCAGATGAACAAATTCGGATGGCAGGTTCAATACCGACAAACAGGCGGCTCCCCAGTACCGCAAACATCTGGGGTTATCAATTTAAGCATGGTTTATCCGTGGCCAAAAGATAATCCCTTATCAATGTCCGGTAGCTATCAGCTACTCATCGACATATTAACTCAATGGTTAGGCCATTACTGTATACAGGGAGAAACCGGCGAGGTCGAAGGCGCTTATTGTAATGGCGCCTATAACTTCGTGGTCAAAGAGCAAAAACTTATCGGGACAGCCCAACGCATCTCATCAAATACCAACCAACAATATTTTGTTTTAGCTCATGCCTTTATTTTATTCGATGCGGGTATTCCACAACTGATAAAGGCAGTAAATCATTGTTATCAGTCACTCAATCTAACAGAGGTTTTCGATACCTCAGCGATGACATCGCTCACTCTACTTGACCCACAACTCAAGGGAAAAAAAGCGGCGCTCATAGAAAACCTTGAATCTACAACACACGCAATACTCAAGGCGCATAGCCAACAACAAAACGCGTAAAACTAGACTGGGATAGTGATATATGCTAATCCTAGCTAAATTAACAATTATCTAACAGAAGACATATGGAAGTGAATAAAATATAAAGTTAAGGTTTGGACATGAGAAATTCAGTGATAGACCAGCACATCTCAAACGTATACAGCTCTATTGAAAACAAGGGTATAGAGAAGAATGTCGTTATTAATTCCTGGAAACGATGTATTGAAACCTTCAAGCTTGACCCTCTGAGTCGCCAGCCTTCCCGCGTATTAACCCATTCCGAGCTACAGAATCATACCTATCCTATTGAAGAATTTATCACTACCGCACGGGAGGGGATGAAAACGCTTTATGCACAAGTACAAGCACTCGACTATGTGGTATTACTTTGTGATAGAAAAGGAGTCACTGTCGATTATATTGGTAATGATAGACTGAACAAAGAACTTAGAAACTCAGGGCTTTACCTAGGTGCAGACTGGAATGAAAGGCATGCAGGAACCTGCGCAGTAGGAACATTAATCAACGAACATGAGCCGATGACGATACATCAACAAGATCATTTTGACATTGTGAACACAACATTAACTTGCTCTGCTTCGCCAATTTTAGATCACGATGGTCAGTTACTGGCTGTATTAGATGTGTCTGCACTGCACTCGCCAAAAGAGAAAAGTAGCCAACATTTACTGCTAAAGTTAGTGCAAATGCATGCTAGATTTATCGAGTCAGCACATTTCCTTAATTACTATCGCGAACACACCATTTTAAAGTTTGATTTCAATGTCTGTACGTTATCAACTAATTGCCCTAACCTAATCGCATTAGATAACCACAACGTCATTGTTGGTGCCAATCAAAATGCACGAAAAATCATGGCACGTGAACTTGGCATTAAAGATATCACCTCTCAACTGTTAACTGGATTTGAATTTACTTCACTGTTTGAACTAAGTAAAAGCAAAAACACCGCTTCATTTGACTACTATTTATTTATATCTAGAAATACGGGACTTT
This window encodes:
- a CDS encoding thiamine pyrophosphate-dependent dehydrogenase E1 component subunit alpha is translated as MLPTNEQRRWMYRNMLISRYMEERIETIYMEGKKPIFNMANGPIPGEMHLSNGQEPCAVGVCCHLGTEDIVTATHRPHHIAIAKGVDLKKMMAEIFGKKTGLSGGRGGHMHLFDKDVNFACSGIIAQGMGPAVGAALSRKLQRKSGIAIAYIGEGAANQGAFHETLNLASVWKLPVIFIIEDNDWGISVAKSTSTSVSKNSDRAAAYGMPGIFIKDNCPDQIFSATAAAVEQARCGDGPTLIEIKTSRLAGHFMGDAEDYRPKGEKENLLKNDPIPTYRQALLDEDVITIEEDSALVQETQQLIEDAITFARESDEPAPEEALEHVFAH
- a CDS encoding alpha-ketoacid dehydrogenase subunit beta, producing the protein MSATNKLTIARAMAESLAQEMRTDPNVFIMGEDIAQLGGVFGNTRGLYTEFGEERIRDTPISETAFIGAGVGAAMDGMRPVVELMFVDFFGVCFDAIYNLMAKNIYFSGGHSNVPMVIMASTGGGYSDGGQHSQCLYATFAHLPGMKVIAPSNAYDAKGLLTAAIRDNSPVIYLFHKGLQGMGWLGTEPAAINQVPEENYQLEIGKAKTVISGTDITIVSIGMGVHHALKAAHELQKDDISIEVIDLCSLVPLDRQHIIESVNKTGRLIVVDEDYHSYGMSGEIFASVIEHDHTIFKTPPQRITYPDIPIPFSRPMEQWALPSTEKIIHACLTMKEK
- a CDS encoding biotin/lipoyl-containing protein, which codes for MAQAIIVPDDLWEDDDAEGVITAWLIDDSSEVQSGQLVADVMVEKIQYEIHSPFSGKISIISHEEEVVTKGCTIAEVS
- a CDS encoding 2-oxo acid dehydrogenase subunit E2 — translated: MENTLSNLVHLKGVRGAIAKKMIHSLHNSAQLSFHAEANISPLLNCKRQLSEQGNNVSLQDMLHLVIIATLGRHMHLNGKLENNTITYDPDIHLSFAVSLEDNLLVTPTIFSAQHLTITELQQLRHEATKKAQQNELKPKDYTGGSITITNLGLSRVKYFTPILNTPQIAILGLGATTESYKLNAKGELEATKLMGLSLTVDHRAIDGVPAANFLSDLCTNIEEIECE
- a CDS encoding lipoate--protein ligase family protein translates to MNKSIFMDPVTALSWEKNALERIKVDGQYRLLVWEPETSVMVLPTGPRWKMPPESTKQMNKFGWQVQYRQTGGSPVPQTSGVINLSMVYPWPKDNPLSMSGSYQLLIDILTQWLGHYCIQGETGEVEGAYCNGAYNFVVKEQKLIGTAQRISSNTNQQYFVLAHAFILFDAGIPQLIKAVNHCYQSLNLTEVFDTSAMTSLTLLDPQLKGKKAALIENLESTTHAILKAHSQQQNA